The Miscanthus floridulus cultivar M001 chromosome 7, ASM1932011v1, whole genome shotgun sequence genome includes a region encoding these proteins:
- the LOC136467177 gene encoding glyoxylate/succinic semialdehyde reductase 1-like — translation MEVGFLGLGIMGKAMATNLLRHGFRVTVWNRTLAKCQELAALGATVGETPASVVSKCRYTIAMLSDPSAALSVIFDKDGVLEQIGSGKGYVDMSTVDAATSTKISEAVKQKGGAFLEAPVSGSKKPAEDGQLVILAAGDKPLYDGIVPAFDVLGKKSFFLGEIGNGAKMKLVVNMIMGSMMNALSEGLCLADKSGLSPQTLLDVLDLGAIANPMFKLKGPTMVQGSYNPAFPLKHQQKDMRLALALGDENAVAMPVSAAANEAFKKARSLGLGDQDFSAVYEVVKGAGGSGSGQA, via the exons ATGGAGGTGGGGTTCCTGGGTCTGGGCATCATGGGCAAGGCAATGGCGACCAACCTCCTCCGCCACGGCTTCCGCGTCACCGTCTGGAACCGGACCCTCGCCAAG TGCCAAGAGCTCGCCGCGCTCGGCGCCACCGTCGGGGAGACGCCCGCCTCCGTCGTCTCCAAGTGCAGATACACCATCGCCATGCTCTCCGACCCCAGCGCCGCCCTATCA GTTATCTTCGACAAGGACGGCGTGCTCGAGCAGATCGGTAGCGGGAAGGGCTATGTGGACATGTCCACTGTCGACGCTGCAACTTCGACCAAGATTAGCGAG GCAGTTAAACAAAAAGGGGGAGCTTTCCTTGAAGCTCCAGTTTCAGGGAGCAAGAAGCCAGCAGAAGATGGTCAATTGGTCATTCTTGCTGCAGGGGACAAG CCATTGTATGACGGTATTGTTCCTGCATTTGATGTACTGGGGAAGAAGTCATTCTTTCTGGGAGAGATTGGAAATGGGGCAAAGATGAAGCTTGTGGTCAACATGATCATGGGAAG TATGATGAATGCTTTGTCCGAGGGACTCTGTTTGGCCGACAAAAGTGGGCTGAGCCCCCAAACACTTCTCGATGTACTG GACCTTGGTGCCATCGCAAACCCAATGTTCAAGTTGAAGGGGCCTACAATGGTGCAAGGCAGCTACAACCCTGCGTTTCCTCTGAAACATCAGCAGAAGGACATGAGGTTAGCTCTTGCTCTGGGAGATGAGAATGCCGTCGCTATGCCTGTCTCAGCAGCTGCCAATGAG GCGTTCAAGAAGGCGAGGAGCCTGGGGCTGGGGGACCAGGATTTTTCGGCGGTCTATGAGGTAGTTAAGGGCGCAGGTGGTTCTGGATCTGGCCAGGCGTGA